One window from the genome of Vicugna pacos chromosome 21, VicPac4, whole genome shotgun sequence encodes:
- the NCF2 gene encoding neutrophil cytosol factor 2 isoform X2, whose translation MIRYDSAIKDLKEALTQLRGNQLIDYKILGLQFKLFACEVLYNIAFMYAKKEEWKKAEEHLALAVSMKSEPRHSKIDKAMESVWKQKLYEPVVIPVGRLFRPNERQVAQLVKKDYLGKATVVASVVDQDSFSGFAPLQPQAAEPPPRPKTPEIFRALEGEAHRVLFGFVPETPEELQVMPGNIVFVLKKGSDNWATVMFNGQKGLVPCNYLEPVELRIHSQQQPQEEASPEPDIPAPPSSSAPGRPQLSPGQKEKGEPKEVKVSVPKAYMLKVHYKYTVVMETQLGLPYSQVRAMVAQKLELLPEHTKLSYRPRDSNELVPLSEDGMKDAWDQVKNYCLTLWCENTVGDQGVPDEPRGSEKSGANNQTSEPQLQGGSQVVALFSYEATHPEDLEFLEGDVILVMATVNEEWLEGECKGKVGIFPKAFVEECADLESSPRRV comes from the exons ATGATAAG GTATGATTCTGCTATTAAAGATCTTAAAGAGGCCTTGACTCAGCTCCGGGGGAACCAGCTGATAGACTACAAGATCCTGGGGCTGCAGTTCAAGCTGTTCGCCTGCGAG GTGTTGTATAATATTGCTTTCATGTACGCCAAGAAGGAGGAATGGAAAAAGGCCGAAGAACATTTGGCGCTGGCTGTGAGCATGAAGTCTGAGCCGAGGCATTCCAAAATCGACAAAGCCATGGAAAGCGTCTGG AAACAGAAGCTGTATGAGCCGGTGGTGATCCCTGTGGGCAGGTTGTTTCGGCCAAATGAGAGGCAAGTGGCTCAGCTGGTCAAGAAGGACTACCTAGGCAAGGCCACG GTTGTGGCATCTGTCGTGGACCAAGACAGTTTCTCGGGGTTTGCCCCCCTGCAGCCACAG GCAGCTGAGCCTCCACCCAGGCCCAAAACCCCAGAGATCTTCAG GGCTCTGGAAGGGGAAGCCCACCGTGTGCTGTTTGGGTTTGTGCCCGAGACGCCAGAGGAGCTCCAGGTCATGCCGGGGAACATCGTCTTTGTCTTGAAGAAGGGCAGTGATAACTGGGCCACGGTCATGTTCAACGGGCAG AAGGGGCTCGTTCCCTGCAACTACCTCGAACCGGTTGAGCTGCGGATCCATTCTCAGCAGCAGCCCCAG GAGGAAGCCTCCCCGGAGCCAGATATCCCAGCTCCTCCCAGTTCCAGTGCTCCTGGAAGACCCCAGCTGTCACCAG gtcagaaagaaaaaggagagccCAAG GAGGTCAAGGTCAGCGTCCCCAAGGCCTACATGCTCAAGGTGCACTACAAGTACACGGTGGTCATGGAGACCCAGCTTGGGCTTCCCTACAGCCAGGTCCGGGCCATGGTAGCCCAGAAGCTGGAGCTCCTGCCGGAACACACTAAGCTGAG CTATCGGCCTCGGGACAGCAATGAGCTGGTGCCCCTTTCAGAAGATGGCATGAAGGATGCCTGGGACCAAGTGAAAAACTACTGCCTGACTTTGTGGTGTGAGAACACAGTG GGTGACCAGGGCGTTCCAGATgaacccagaggaagtgaaaAATCTGGTGCGAATAACCAGACATCCGAGCCCCAGCTCCAGGGAGGGAGCCAGGTGGTAGCACTCTTCAGTTACGAGGCTACGCACCCGGAAGACCTGGAGTTTCTGGAAGGGGACGTGATCCTGGTGATGGCAACGG TGAATGAAGAATGGCTGGAAGGGGAGTGCAAAGGGAAGGTTGGCATCTTCCCCAAAGCTTTCGTTGAAGAATGCGCAGACTTGGAAAGCAGTCCCAGGCGAGTCTAG